The following coding sequences lie in one Spinacia oleracea cultivar Varoflay chromosome 1, BTI_SOV_V1, whole genome shotgun sequence genomic window:
- the LOC110783923 gene encoding uncharacterized protein isoform X2 — MVFKRLHLSLMATSSNPATSIFGSCRPSFMAKTRHNTLQSYAATYFPCTSVSSCGIHTKGPVIQFKKVRGTCKVMAQQSKYIRCDFGCNGFRELVDESRKGGSICSLSIIGFASQLLPSTSSLSISSKSIRPTYVALAKKMLSTKAMPESGLSGTSPSNPVLVKDGKSGRYLPKSIASNKHRKRVKAFATQGSTEVSPKHTFPSQMVRKNIPDHRVSGRKNVKSVNSIQVLDIDVQKEANSAQSFSAPIPVGSKAESENEAKPKPKQRPRNKKKKEEPSDTLSYLDAVPSKGSRRVKKPNFLSPQTAENSSVVNIPKEEADLSGSPQAVPKKKPSKPGKKGRSLKQDDSEKKTDGALHEPEKVAEEAPSTPKPPQKPIPPTVNGIRSIKLSPLYPPTGKSVLVVESLTKAKVIQKYLGDMYEVIPSYGHVRDLPAKSGSVLPDEGFSMVWEVPSKAATHLKSMKVAISGADNLILASDPDREGEAIAWHIIEMLQQKNALRDNMTIARVVFHEVTESAIKTALQTPRDIDVNLVHAYLARRALDYLIGFNISPLLWRKLPGCRSAGRVQSAALSLICDREIEIEEFKPQEYWSVEATFGASNAETSTNKSSLRSYLTQFDSKKLNQFSIGSETEARIIEKMAYSSNFKVVAAKRTKVNKNPPTPYITSTLQQDAANKLRFSASYTMMLAQKLYEGIEFADGEAAGLITYMRTDGLHISDDAVKEICSLVGERYGSVFAVSSPRKFFKKVKNAQEAHEAIRPTDIRRLPSMLAGALDEDSLKLYTLIWARTMACQMEAARADQIQLDIDNNDGSLSFRAACTAIDFPGFRSVYEDVETRAINDSDNEPSERAEIFKILGNLKQGDPLCLVDLETSQHHTQPPPRYSEASLVKKMEELGIGRPSTYASIMRVLQDRKYVTAKSRVLNPEFRGRMVAAFLSQYFNEVTDYSFTAEMENELDNVSAGSTEWKGLLKDYWDRFSTYCELAGKVHIHEVEKMLGKTYESFLFSVLPEESRTCPSCKEGALIFKVSRYGAGYFMGCDQHPNCKYTP, encoded by the exons ATGGTGTTCAAACGACTTCACTTAAGTTTAATGGCCACTTCTTCTAATCCTGCTACCTCCATTTTTGGGTCTTGTAGACCATCTTTCATGGCTAAG ACACGACACAACACATTACAGAGTTATGCAGCCACCTATTTTCCATGTACATCTGTCAGTAGTTGTGGTATACATACGAAAGGACCAGTGATACAGTTTAAAAAGGTTAGAGGAACCTGTAAGGTGATGGCCCAGCAGTCAAAATATATCAGGTGTGACTTTGGGTGTAATGGTTTCAGAGAACTTGTTGATGAATCAAGGAAGGGAGGTAGCATTTGTTCTCTTTCAATAATTGGGTTTGCAAGTCAACTTTTGCCTTCTACTTCAAGTCTCAGTATTTCAAGTAAAAGCATTAGACCTACATATGTAGCTTTAGCTAAGAAGATGCTCTCCACAAAGGCAATGCCAGAGTCTGGTCTTAGTGGTACAAGCCCTAGCAACCCTGTGCTTGTAAAAGATGGAAAAAGTGGTAGGTATTTACCGAAATCTATTGCTTCCAATAAACACCGAAAGCGAGTGAAGGCATTTGCCACTCAAGGGAGTACTGAAGTTAGTCCAAAGCATACTTTTCCTAGTCAGATGGTTAGGAAGAATATTCCTGATCATCGAGTATCTGGCCGTAAAAATGTCAAGTCTGTAAATTCTATTCAAGTGCTGGACATAGACGTGCAAAAGGAAGCAAACTCTGCACAGTCTTTCTCCGCTCCAATTCCGGTTGGCAGTAAAGCAGAGTCAGAGAATGAagcaaaaccaaaaccaaagcaGAGACCACGAaacaagaagaagaaagaagagcCATCTGATACACTGTCCTATCTTGATGCTGTTCCCTCAAAAGGATCTAGAAGAGTTAAAAAACCAAATTTCCTGTCACCACAGACTGCTGAG AATAGCTCAGTTGTTAATATACCTAAGGAAGAGGCTGACCTTTCTGGATCACCTCAAGCCGTGCCTAAGAAAAAACCGTCCAAACCTGGGAAGAAAGGGAGATCTCTGAAACAAGATGACTCAGAGAAAAAAACAGACGGTGCTTTACACGAACCTGAGAAAGTGGCGGAGGAGGCACCTTCTACCCCAAAACCACCTCAGAAACCAATTCCACCGACTGTTAATGGGATCAGGTCAATCAAGTTAAGTCCATTGTACCCTCCTACAGGAAAATCTGTTTTGGTGGTGGAGTCCCTCACTAAGGCAAAGGTTATTCAGAAATACCTTGGTGACATGTATGAAGTTATACCGAGTTATGGCCATGTGAGGGACTTGCCTGCTAAGTCAGGGTCCGTGCTTCCTGACGAAGGCTTCAGTATGGTATGGGAGGTTCCATCCAAAGCCGCGACTCATCTCAAGAGTATGAAGGTTGCAATTAGTGG AGCTGATAATCTTATTCTTGCGTCAGATCCTGATCGAGAAGGAGAGGCTATTGCTTGGCATATCATCGAGATGTTGCAGCAAAAGAATGCTTTGCGTGATAATATGACTATTGCCAGGGTTGTCTTTCATGAAGTAACAGAATCAGCAATAAAAACTGCTCTGCAGACTCCAAGAGATATTGACGTTAACTTGGTCCATGCTTATCTTGCTCGACGTGCACTCGATTATTTGATTGGATTCAACATTTCCCCTCTTTTATGGAGAAAGCTTCCTGGCTGTCGGTCTGCTGGACGAGTACAATCAGCTGCTCTTTCTCTTATATGTGATAGAGAAATAGAAATTGAGGAATTTAAACCACAAGAGTATTGGAGTGTGGAAGCCACATTCGGTGCTTCAAATGCTGAAACATCAACAAACAAGTCTTCTCTTCGTTCATATTTGACTCAGTTTGATTCCAAAAAGTTGAATCAGTTTTCAATTGGCTCAGAGACCGAAGCAAGGATTATAGAGAAGATGGCTTACTCGTCTAATTTCAAAGTCGTTGCTGCTAAGAGAaccaaagtaaacaaaaatccTCCCACTCCCTATATAACATCAACCCTTCAGCAAGATGCTGCAAATAAGTTACGTTTTTCTGCTTCCTATACAATGATGCTGGCACAGAAGTTGTATGAGGGGATTGAGTTTGCAGATGGCGAGGCGGCTGGATTGATAACATACATGAGGACTGATGGTTTACATATATCTGATGATGCTGTAAAGGAAATATGTTCCTTGGTTGGAGAACGTTATGGTTCCGTGTTTGCTGTAAGTAGTCCAcgcaaattttttaaaaaggtgAAGAATGCCCAAGAAGCACATGAAGCCATTAGACCCACAGATATACGAAGATTACCATCAATGCTTGCAGGAGCTCTTGATGAAGACTCCTTAAAGTTATACACTTTAATTTGGGCCCGTACAATGGCCTGTCAAATGGAAGCTGCAAGAGCTGATCAGATACAGCTTGATATTGACAATAATGATGGGTCCCTTTCTTTCCGAGCTGCTTGTACTGCAATTGATTTCCCTGGGTTCAGGTCAGTTTATGAAGATGTGGAGACTCGGGCTATTAACGATAGTGACAATGAACCCTCTGAGCGTGCTGAAATATTTAAGATCCTCGGTAATCTTAAACAAGGAGATCCTTTGTGTCTTGTAGATTTGGAAACAAGTCAACATCATACTCAGCCTCCGCCTCGCTACTCTGAGGCATCGTTGGTGAAAAAGATGGAAGAGCTTGGAATTGGACGACCTTCAACATATGCAAGCATAATGAGGGTTTTACAAGACAGGAAATATGTTACAGCAAAAAGCCGAGTGCTAAATCCTGAATTCCGTGGCCGTATGGTCGCAGCCTTTCTCTCTCAGTATTTTAACGAGGTGACAGACTATAGTTTTACCGCTGAAATGGAAAATGAGCTTGATAACGTTTCTGCTGGGTCAACTGAATGGAAAGGGCTCCTGAAGGATTATTGGGATAGGTTTAGTACTTATTGTGAGCTTGCTGGCAAAGTTCACATTCATGAAGTAGAAAAGATGCTTGGGAAAACTTATGAAAGCTTCCTTTTCTCCGTGCTTCCTGAAGAGAGCCGAACATGCCCCAGTTGTAAGGAGGGTGCTCTAATCTTTAAAGTTAGCAGATATGGTGCAGGGTACTTTATGGGTTGTGATCAACACCCCAACTGCAA
- the LOC110783924 gene encoding uncharacterized protein isoform X1 gives MVDQSNYQLQGSIQINMEVQKSESATKPSASAPVAAAATSCRKKKSEQAAFLEDLKDHIDEFVHASMDEHKDCFKKTINKMFGLSKKVAEKEKSAAEQKEVESILPLQTTVSN, from the exons ATGGTAGATCAAAGTAATTATCAATTACAGGGCAGTATACAG ATCAATATGGAAGTTCAGAAGAGTGAATCTGCAACAAAACCATCTGCTAGTGCACCTGTTGCAGCAGCAGCGACTTCATGCCGGAAGAAGAAGAGCGAACAAGCAGCTTTCCTAGAGGATTTAAAGGACCACATTGACGAGTTTGTTCATGCCTCAATGGATGAACACAAAGACTGCTTCAAGAAAACCATCAATAAG ATGTTTGGGTTGTCAAAGAAAGTTGCAGAGAAAGAAAAGAGTGCTGCTGAACAGAAGGAAGTTGAAAGCATTCTGCCTCTTCAGACAACAGTTTCAAACTAG
- the LOC110783924 gene encoding uncharacterized protein isoform X2, with product MEVQKSESATKPSASAPVAAAATSCRKKKSEQAAFLEDLKDHIDEFVHASMDEHKDCFKKTINKMFGLSKKVAEKEKSAAEQKEVESILPLQTTVSN from the exons ATGGAAGTTCAGAAGAGTGAATCTGCAACAAAACCATCTGCTAGTGCACCTGTTGCAGCAGCAGCGACTTCATGCCGGAAGAAGAAGAGCGAACAAGCAGCTTTCCTAGAGGATTTAAAGGACCACATTGACGAGTTTGTTCATGCCTCAATGGATGAACACAAAGACTGCTTCAAGAAAACCATCAATAAG ATGTTTGGGTTGTCAAAGAAAGTTGCAGAGAAAGAAAAGAGTGCTGCTGAACAGAAGGAAGTTGAAAGCATTCTGCCTCTTCAGACAACAGTTTCAAACTAG